A window from Prionailurus viverrinus isolate Anna unplaced genomic scaffold, UM_Priviv_1.0 scaffold_42, whole genome shotgun sequence encodes these proteins:
- the LOC125159145 gene encoding epididymal-specific lipocalin-8-like, producing the protein MDAGLLSIILGIVLVRVETATQDLNLHKIVGFWREVGVASSQNLALKTPKRLEALFLTLSGDELTVKAAYDSSGSCETENIVGSETDVSGRFVFPGHREIHVIDTDYEQYAILRVSLHWQGRDFHVLKYFTRSLEDEYGPGFWRFRELTADVGLYLVARHGRCAKLLKEVSLAPCCAEPPG; encoded by the exons ATGGACGCGGGGCTGCTGAGTATCATCCTGGGCATTGTCCTAGTGCGGGTGGAGACGGCCACGCAGGACCTCAATCTACACAAG ATTGTAGGATTTTGGCGAGAAGTTGGTGTGGCCTCCAGCCAAAACCTGGCGCTAAAGACCCCAAAGAGGCTGGaggccttgttcctgaccttgagTGGAGATGAGCTGACGGTGAAGGCTGCATACGACAG CTCAGGAAGTTGTGAGACAGAAAACATAGTGGGCTCAGAAACCGATGTTTCGGGGAGATTTGTTTTTCCTG gccacAGGGAAATCCACGTGATAGACACGGACTACGAGCAGTACGCCATTCTGAGGGTGTCCCTGCACTGGCAGGGCCGGGATTTCCACGTGCTCAAATACTTTA CTCGGAGCCTCGAGGACGAGTACGGACCAGGCTTCTGGAGGTTCCGGGAGTTGACAGCTGATGTAGGGCTGTACCTGGTGGCCCGGCACG GGAGGTGTGCCAAGCTCCTGAAGGAGGTGAGCCTCGCCCCCTGCTGCGCCGAGCCCCCAGGCTGA